ATTACAGCTTGCTTGCTTTTTTGAGTTTTTTTGTAGGAATTATTGTGGGACTCACTGGCATTGGTGGTGCTGCTTTGATCACTCCCATGTTGATTTATGTCTTCAAAATTCCCGTCACGATCGCCATCAGCTCTGATGTGGTTGCAGCCAGTTTTATGAAGGTAGTGGGAAGTGTGAAACACTGGCGACAACAGACCCTGGACCCCCAGGTCGTCAAGTGGTTGGCCTTAGGCAGTGTACCAGGAGCTTTAACGGGGGTGGGCCTACTGTATTGCATGCAGACGATCGGTCTGGATATTCGCAATGCTTTTTTGCTCAAAGCCCTGGGTGTCATGATCTTACTGGTCACCGTGCTGGCCCTGGTGCAACTTGTGTTCTCGATCGTTGTCCCCCATTGGCAACTCCCGGTTTTACCTAAGTTTAATCTGGAAACCAGACGGGGCCGGGGACTAACCCTGGCCACTG
This genomic stretch from Leptolyngbya sp. 'hensonii' harbors:
- a CDS encoding sulfite exporter TauE/SafE family protein yields the protein MNYSLLAFLSFFVGIIVGLTGIGGAALITPMLIYVFKIPVTIAISSDVVAASFMKVVGSVKHWRQQTLDPQVVKWLALGSVPGALTGVGLLYCMQTIGLDIRNAFLLKALGVMILLVTVLALVQLVFSIVVPHWQLPVLPKFNLETRRGRGLTLATGAVLGCLVGLTSVSSGSMFALVLVGFFQLDARKLVGTDISQAAILLSFTSLGHLSLGTVDWSLVGAIWLGAIPGVWLGAKLCQLVPQRPLQAMVYSLLMVASWKLVT